In the Pecten maximus chromosome 5, xPecMax1.1, whole genome shotgun sequence genome, catttgttttcaaaaacaatACGGACGATATATGCcaacggacaaaaggcgatctcgattaagtaaaatgtatacaaatattttataatgtccCTAGATGTAAAGCTTTCTTGCAATCACAATGGCGCTGACTGTTTAAAAGTTACACATAGTAAAACATGAACAATTGTTGTTTGAATCCTTCATCAGAACTATAACATTGTCACGTAAAACATGAACAATTGTTGTTTGACTCTCCATCAGAACTATTACATTGTCACCCCTTCTCCTGTTGGCACACAAAAGAGATTATGGCGTTAGTAAGATGGTAACTTTTCGGTGTCAGGTTTCCCATTTATAATTTGCTCAATTCCTCTGGGTTCTTCACTGGAGCAGGGACTTCGTATTCAATATTGTCCAATTCTTCTACGATCTGCAAATGAATAACACATTATAAAAGACATACATGCATGCATTGTCAATAAGGttattgtaattgaaatactTCAATAACGATAATGCACTAAAAATAATTAAAGGCCGatgaatttatttattcttttctttttgaacTTAATATATAATTGTCTAATTGTCTAAATGCACTACTTTAAGCCTAatcaaaataactttttttttacaaaaacagatttcatattattttaattatatgaaaatacataaattatatactgtaaaaggGATGTATGTATTTTACTTTGAGTTCAACAAAGTCAAAAAATTATTGGTTATGCAGAATATATCGTAGAAAACAAGTAAATTTAGACAACAATGTGCTGTGAAATAGTGACGTCGTACGGTAATTAGCATAAAGTGAGAACTTGGTGTTCAGGTGTCGTGCTAACGTGGGGTAAAACAGAATCATCATACATTGATTTACGTCGTTACGTCGAATGACTGCATGACGATGATGGAGTGCTAGCTATGACGTTTTACTTGGACTCACGCAGTGTGATGGTTTGGTGTACGGGTGGAGTATTGTATATGCCATCATACTTTCATTCACGTCAAGTGATAATTTGGTATACAGGGGTTGAGATGCAGTGACGTAGCACAGTGACGTTACACGTGATGGAGTACATAGCtgagaaaaatatatttacgtTAGAATGCCTTTGTATAGTTAGTATTCTGACTACTCTCCGTATTCAAAGGTGTGTTTATACTATATACCTCCTTTCCAGCTGCTTGGCGGCGGTAATCTGCCCCAATAAAACCTGTATgaacaaacatgttttattctaaAAATATGGTTGGCACAACATAGACGAAAATCAATCAAtagtttcatatatataaagaaatgcTATGTTACATGAAATGTCAAATAACACTTCATATGACAGCTTCAGTGCCACATCCAAAGCAAAGAAGTTTATTTTCCTCAAAGATACATTATTTCACAAGAGCAAGACCTCATTTGGTCTACATAGGCATTGCGTATTTTGTCACAATTGAGAAATCATCCGAATCTATTCTAATACCGCGTAGTAACGGGATATTTTAGAGGCAGAACTCAAACAAATATCACCGAAAGGCATCAATCTTGGATGTATAAGTATATTTTATTGCAGGTTCCGAGAACATGTATCAAGCTCAAAAGATTTAGTATAGATATCCAaaaaaggggaataactccaaaAGTCGTCGGTACTAACATTATGCATATACTTCGATAACATAAACCGCACTATTTTccacacacatgtacagaaaAAGATATCAAAAACAACACCACACGTTTGGTATGACAGTTTACACTTACATGTAAGAATGGTACCGAGGAGGAGAACTGCCGACACGGTTAGATTAGCTCCAAGTACACTGACGTTACTCAGCATAGCCCTCATACTGATGGTCAGAATGATTCCAAATGTCTGTAAGGAGATTACATTGGATATGTTAAACGCTATTTGATTGGTCCTGGAAAACTACTTTTTTAATATCGTAGGACAAATACTACTGCATTATAAAGAGAAATAATTAATcataacatttcaaaacataaaactgtaatttaaaacttttaatcTAAAAAACGTgaatttgttgaattttaactATTGAAAAAGGACATTAATTCCAGCGTCGTCAAAAGCTCATATGCAGTTTCACCTAACTGCTTTGTTTTCAATAGGTAgtttatctataaatagaatacatgacATGTGTGGGTGTTAGATGAAAAGCAAATAGGCCATGCCCTTACTGGTCAAAGATATCTTCTGTTTCCACAATTaagattttttcttttgttttcgtTATGCAATGTTCTTGAGATTAGGTTTTCACATTATCTGTTAAACATCACAGCAGTTATTTCATCAATGCAGATCCTGTTCAGACCGACTTATCTGTACAATAAAGGGGGTCCGTGGGAAGTTACATGTAAAACTCATTTTCAGGTACTGAAGAATGAGCTTTTGAACATTTAATTTTGCTAAATTTGGTATATAATAATGGgtcaaatgatgttttttttaggtttttgtTCCATAATGAGAACAAAAAGTGGGTaagtttatttatctatatccATTATACCATTGATGATAATAAGTGTATTCGTTACTCATTGTTTTTCTAGTTAATTACCCGGTAGCGATTACAAATGTTTCAAATCAAATGCGGTTAAAACCCTTCATAGGAAGCAGAAGCATTCTTTTAAAGATTTGCCTGGTTTTCCCCTTCTGGAACCCACCCTCTTCTGGACCTCACCCTCTTCTGGACCCCACTCTCTTCTGGACCCCACTCTCTTCTGGACCACACTCTCTTCTCGACCCCACTCTCTTCTGGACCCCACTCTCTTCTGGACAACACTCTCTTCTGGACCTCACCCTCTTCTGGACCTCACCCTCTTCTGGACCACACCCTCTTCTGGACCTCACCCTCTTCTGGACCTCACCCTCTTCTGGACCACACTCTCTTCTGGACCTCACCCTCTTCTGGACCTCACCCTCTTCGCCTCCAATGATACATCCAGTTAAGCATCATTAAGTTCCCATCACCCAGAAATTCATCCATCATAATTTATCACCAATCCCTTCACTTGTACGATAGGAAAAGGATGTTGTTTTCATTGCGTATTCAATGATGATCTAAGTTCAATTTAATTAGAACCCCTTCTTTTTTCTTTAGGAGGAGTTTAAGCACGGGTGTCTCTAagttataatgacatgtgtTTATAAACCTTTGTATTAAACATCACATAACTCCCCGGTAAGGGGATGACACGCATGTTGTTAGATCCCCTGGATATAACGGAAACATCCTAAaacatgtatttgaaataatacCGTTACTGCGTTATTAGATATAAGGAAAACATGTAAACGTTCTTATAATGATTGCTTTGATGTTTGGTGCAAAAAAGCAGGAAAAAGGCGAATATTGTTGATAGATAAATTTAGTATAGGAAGAAgagatgttttaaaattttaacgTTTTAAGGCTCttgtaaaaaaaagttcaaattcaCCAGTGATATCTCGATCGAGCTTAGATTTCTagctatgtacatgtgtactgaGATAACagggacataactcatgttTCCTTAAAAGCTATATCAACACACCTGGGCAGATGCATTCAGCAGTCCGGATGATGTCCCTTCGGATTCCGGATATGTTATTTCGGCTGCAAATTCAAATCCGACTGGTAGATAGCCAGTCATGAAAAACCTGTTGACAAATTTAACATCAGTTATGTAAAAAGGGGAAGCTAATTCGAGTCCGTATGCAAGATAAACATTAAAAGCAAGCATTCCAAATGAATAGCATGTTTAAATCTCTCGTTTCTGTGATAGATGTATActtgttattgtgttattttgtaattacCGCAATGTAACGTAAGTCCAGTACAAACGAATGTAGTTATGTAAGTAGGCACATTTTTGTGAATCTCagcatcactgaccagtccttCACAGGAACGAAACCGCTGTGGAAGTTAAATTATTATCGGCTGTATTTACCAAACTTTAAATTTGGATTGATATATGTTGCTATGTCTGGTAGGAAGAATCCGTTGTTTATTCTATCAAATTATAGTATATTTCACTTGATAATTTTTTTAGTAAACAAACACCTGAGATCTACAACCAACatcaatctctcccagagtgcACTGCGGTCTTGTGCAAGTAACCCTGGGATATACTGCACTTACACCAATGATTTGtgatttatgtatataaaaggtATATAGAATATAAACTAACCCTAGAGATCCACCACAGACGAACACCACCCACATCAGACTGAGGTCTAGTGTGAAGGTAAAAGCTATCATACCCGCCAGGGATAGGAAATATATTCCAAGTGTTGTCGCCCTGTAACATAAAACAACACCATGGATGTGATATAGTGTAATCATTGCTGTCTAAATATTCAATGTTGATTCTCCTACATTTAACAAAACAGGCAAAATTTTCTCCCATATTTTAGAGAAAATTGAATAGTGTCCGCTGTATCGCTGACAAAATATCAGTCCTGTATGCGTATGCTGTTCCAAGCGTTTGCCTTGTTTGATTGTTACACCAGATTAAagcatgcatttttcttacacTTGAACTTGGGATCtgatatttatttctttatattattttactaatacttatatatctgtaatcAACATTTACTTAAAGAGCTTTAACTCAATTCATAGACCAGCATCAAAATGAACATCTCTGACTCATCGACATATGTTATACCGACgatgtagtaaatgtcctactTAAATGTCTTGGTCTTGTCCAACCATATTCCGGCCACAATGGACCCTGCTACTCCAGCCAACACGATGGTCAGTCCTATAAGTCCGGCATTTTCTTCCTCGCCCTTTGAAAATggtaaatatcaaaataatcattgaAATCATTTGTATTTAAGGATGCTGCCATGAAATTAAGACCTGATCGATAATTAATCAAACCGGAAATGCTTCATAATATTTGGTAACATATGTCGCACTATATACGCATAATACGCCAACACAACCAACATTAACAAACATCTGAAATGACAATCTATATTTCAGATATATCTACCAATAGCTAGGTTCAAACCTCTCGGCCATGTTTTACTCTCTTTATAAACAGCAGTTATTAACCTTTTTTGTTAATGGAAACCTAATAAAACACTTGTATCCGAATATTAGGTTTACCTACCGGGAAGTAATGGAGGACTACAGGATTAAGTAACGTTGATATACCATAGTAACATCCGGTATTGATACCtgaaatttgtttatatatgtgtaattaGAATTGCAAAGCGACTGAAGAGAGCCTTGAACatcaaatgtaaatatcttaACCATATTATGAAAGCATGCGTTACAAATTAAAGTATGTTTTTCATGGACGGTTAAGTAGTGaaaagatagataaataaataaatattaccaAACAGTTTTACGTTACTGAACATTAACTACAGTCAGTACTAGAAATCCTCTGATTTAAGTTACTGATGACCCGCTTTGCCTTATATAAGATAAATAATGATTAGTCAATATCACAGTTCTTTCTTTGTAGTTAGTGGCGACACCGTCAACTTTTACGATACCTACCATAAGCTAAAGTCAGTATCACAAATCTTCTCTGTAGTTATTGTTGACCCGATTACCTTTACAATACTTACCATACGTTATAGTCAGTATCATAAATCCTCTGTTTTTGAACAAGTTCAAGAGAGATTTCCCGTAATGTTCATTGGCTTCGTTTTCCACAGCAATCATCTGTGCCTTACTTGGCGGCGTGAGGGGTCTCTCtcgaaaaactgaaaacagaaaatgtgttgcattataataattttgtattatttgcTATTTACATTACCTTTTTTCTGTAGTTATTTAACTATTTCACAATGTATTACCTTATCCCTTCATCTCCGTAATTAACTGATGTGTTTATGTTCATTCAATTACCAATTGATGATACTagtttgtattttgacaacaatgtatatttctttttgtaactcttcaatttggaggaaataaagaaataataatattggTTTGATACAGATAACTCGTTCTATTTTTTTCTCAACTGCTGACATGGAGGCCCTAACTCCGACTACAAAGGAGTTTTCTATATATTATAGTACACGTACTAGTAGAAGTCTTACCATATAAGTACAGCACTAGGGCACTCTCTCTGTGTATTTAACATAAGAGTATTAACTCACATAGATAAGCGTACTAGCCACAGGGAACTATTCAATTATCCATGGCTCTATTATTTCAAGTTGACCTTGGGTTGAGAATTGGAGCCAGACCCTTGTGGTACAATAAGTACAGATGTACTATGTTAACTCACCTAGGATAACCAACAGAAACAGACTTCCCGTCACAACAGCCGTGCCTATGAACATTGCCCAAAGGTCGTTACCAATTTCGTCCAAGTCATCACTGTTCCTTACTATCAACGGCGGTACTAGAAATCCAACAGCTACTCCGACCTATTTGTGCGGGGGACACAACCCCAAATATAGTTTGTAATTGTTACATTGGAAAAGGTGCCTTGAAACACCGTATGGTGAATTAGAGTTTAACACGTATATCACATACAATGATCATACAGAAATAGAGTTTAACACGTATATCACATACAATGATCATACAGAAATAGAGTTTAACacgtatatcacatacagtgatcatacagaaatagagtttaacacgtatatcacatacaatgatcatacagaaatagagtttaacacgtatatcacatacagtgatcatacagaaatagagtttaacacgtatatcacatacaatgatcatacagaaatagagtttaacacgtatatcacatacaatgatcatacagaaatagagtttaacacgtatatcacatacagtgatcatacagaaatagagtttaacacgtatatcacatacagtgaTCAAACAGAAATAGAGTTTAACACGTATATCACATACAATGATCATACAGAAATAGAGTTTAACACGTATATCACATACAATGATCATACAGAAATAGAGTTTAACacgtatatcacatacagtgatcatacagaaatagagtttaacacgtatatcacatacagtgatcatacagaaatagagtttaacacgtatatcacatacagtgatcatacagaaatagagtttaacacgtatatcacatacagtgatcatacagaaatagagtttaacacgtatatcacatacagtgatcatacagaaatagagtttaacacgtatatcacatacagtgaTCACACAGAAGTTTAACACGTATATCACATACAATGATCATACAGAAATAGAGTTTAACacgtatatcacatacagtgatcatacagaaatagagtttaacacgtatatcacatacagtgaTCAAACAGAAATAGAGTTTAACACGTATATCACATACAATGATCATACAGAAATAGAGTTTAACACGTATATCACATACAATGATCATACAGAAATAGAGTTTAACacgtatatcacatacagtgatcatacagaaatagagtttaacacgtatatcacatacagtgatcatacagaaatagagtttaacacgtatatcacatacagtgatcatacagaaatagagtttaacacgtatatcacatacagtgatcatacagaaatagagtttaacacgtatatcacatacagtgatcatacagaaatagagtttaacacgtatatcacatacagtgaTCACACAGAAGTTTAACACGTATATCACATACAATGATCATACAGAAATAGAGTTTAACacgtatatcacatacagtgaTCATACAGAAATAGAGTTTAACACGTATATCACATACAATGATCATACAGAAATAGAGTTTAACACGTATATCACATACAATGATCATACAGAAATAGAGTTTAACACGTATATCACATACAATGATCATACAGAAATAGAGTTTAACACGTATATCACATACAATGATCATACAGAAATAGAGTTTAACACGTATATCACATACAATGATCATACAGAAATAGAGTTTAACACGTATATCACATACAATGATCATACAGAAATAGAGTTTAACACATATATCACATACAATGATCATACAGAAATAGAGTTTAACACGTATATCACATACAATGATCATACAGAAATAGAGTTTAACACGTATATCACATACAATGATCATACAGAAATAGAGTTTAACacgtatatcacatacagtgatcatacagaaatagagtttaacacgtatatcacatacagtgatcatacagaaatagagtttaacacgtatatcacatacaatgatcatacagaaatagagtttaacacgtatatcacatacagtgatcatacagaaatagagtttaacacgtatatcacatacagtgaTCATACAGAAATAGAGTTTAACACGTATATCACATACAATGATCACACAGAAATAGAGTTTAACACATATATCACATACAATGATCATACAGAAATAGAGTTTAACACGTATATCACATACAATGATCATACAGAAATAGAGTTTAACacgtatatcacatacagtgatcatacagaaatagagtttaacacgtatatcacatacaatgatcatacagaaatagagtttaacacgtatatcacatacaatgatcatacagaaatagagtttaacacgtatatcacatacaatgatcatacagaaatagagtttaacacgtatatcacatacaatgatcatacagaaatagagtttaacacgtatatcacatacaatgatcatacagaaatagagtttaacacgtatatcacatacaatgatcatacagaaatagagtttaacacgtatatcacatacagtgaTCATACAGAAATAGAGTTTAACACATATATCACATACAATGATCATACAGAAATAGTGTTTAACacgtatatcacatacagtgatcatacagaaatagagtttaacacgtatatcacatacagtgaTCATACAGAAATAGAGTTTAACACGTATATCACATACAATGATCATACAGAAATAGAGTTTAACACGTATATCACATACAATGATCATACAGAAATAGAGTTTAACACATATATCACATACAATGATCATACAGAAATAGAGTTTAACACGTATATCACATACAACAATCATACAGAAAGTAGAGTTTAACACGTATATCACATACAACAATCATACAGAAATAGCGTTTAACacgtatatcacatacagtgaTCATACAGAAATAGAGTTTAAGAGTTTAACACGTATATCACATACAATGATCATACAGAAGTAAATTTCGTGTATAACATAGGCTTTTCAGATATAAGCAATAAATGGCAGCTGTCATGAATAGAAACTGGTAGTTATACTTTAACTTTAATGCTATTGATGCTCTTTCTTTCATTTAAATACACAAGTTAATAATATAATCGTTACATTTCTCGTTGGTTTAAACTTTATTGTAACATGTGGTAATATTGTCATTTTGATGCAAATCCCAAACCCTAAAAAGTACGTTGCTTTCACCTAACATTTTATTGACTACCCTTACCTTGGTCCTAAAGACCGAACATAATGCATTTGTAACTATTCTTACCTGATTTCCAAACACCCCAAGTGATGTGGCTGTTGACACTTCATTGGGTCCAAACCAAACGGCAGCAATACGTGCCGGAAGTCCAAGAATGAATATTTGCGCGATAGCACATATTGTCTGAGCGAACATTAACACAGGAAATCGGTCTGGTGAAACACATGCTAATTTTAGACACGATCCAAGTGCATTAAGAAATGAACCACAAATAGCTACCACTCGTAATCCTTTCTTGTTTAACAAAAATGTAGAAGGGAAGATCAAAGGAATGTATGCCAACATATAAATCATAGACAGCCAATCTACGGTTGTCTCCCTTTTAAATGTGTCTTCCGGTAGGCTCTGATTGTAATACTTAATGATGACATTAGCGATTATGTTGAGGTGAATCCATTGGTAGGCATTACTCAAGGAGTAGAAGCAGAAGAGAAAGACCATGATCCACCGTCGTTTGTAAACCCTTGGTTGTCCACCAGGAACTGCCAGTCGGCCATCTttttcctcctctgttggcgACTGCGGAAGAATCGGCTTGACCTGTAGACCGTTCTCCAGGGAGGAACCGCGGCTCAGCGCTTTGCCTGACATTTCACGGAAAATAAAGGTAGGAGTAAGTACATATACACACAATGTTTAAGAACAGTAGCGTTTTACAACAATGCATGAAATATTTGCGCGTAAAGTTACATTGTTAAACACGCTGACACTACAGATAACAGCGCGATAAAACAAAGTTGAATGGCCCCAATAGATAAAGCTAACTGGCCTTCCTGACCAACGACATACATACACCGGTTGTTATATTAGGAGATATCTGACCAACAACAAATGACCCGAAACACACGGACGTAAGTTACACGAGACGTCTGACCAATAGCACACTAATGGACTGAATATGATTGTCAATTATTTAGCAATTACTTCGGGAGAACTGGGTTTTAATTATGAAACAGATAATGCTTTGACAACCATAGCCATCTAGGCGAGGAAGTTAGTAGTAGTCTAGCCTGAGTCGACAAGAGAGATCTTCATAAGGGCATGTATACAAGAGAAGCTGAAGCTGTGTCGTATTGGTAATGTATCATATTACGTCACGTATAACCCGATGGTTGACAATACTCAAAGCGTTATTAATTATATTTCGAAGTCACCTTGATATCCCAGTGGTTATGTTCACTTTTCTGGAGAACACTGTTACCCACGGAATATATCGTTACCCCCGGAGTATACCGTTACCCAAGAAGTACACCGTTATCTCTGGCGTATACCGTTACCCCTATAGTACACCGTTACCCCCGGAGTACACAGTTACCCCTAGAGTACACCGTTACCCCCGGAGTACACCGTTACCCTTACAGTACACCGTTACCCCCGGAATACACCGTTACCCCCGGATTACACCGTTACCCCTGGAGTACATCGTTACCCCCGAAGAACACCGTTATACAAGATTACCTGGATAACACCGTTACCCCCGGAATACACCGTTATCCCCGGAATACACCGTTAATCCCGGAGTACACCGTTACCGCAGGAGAACACAGTTACCCCTGGAGTTCATCGTTACCCTGGAGAACACCGTTACCCCCGGAATACACCGTTACTCCCGGAGTACACCGTTTCCCCCGGAATACACCGTTACCCCCGGAATACACCGTTACCCCCGGAATACACCGTTACCCCCGGAGTACACCGTTTCCCCCGGAATACACCGTTACCCCCGGAATACACCGTTACCCCTGGAATACACCGTTATTCCTGGAGAACAACGTTATACCTGGAGTATACCGTTATCCCCGAAGTACACCGTTACCCCCGAAGTACACCGTTATCCCCGAAGTACACCGTTATCCCCGAAGGACACCGTTACCCCCGAAGTACATCGTTACCCCCGGAGTATACCGTTATCCCCGAAGTACACCGTTATCCCTGGAGTAACGAGGATGATTTATTAGCTGCTTATCACTCGTGTtccgattttgtccat is a window encoding:
- the LOC117327637 gene encoding feline leukemia virus subgroup C receptor-related protein 2-like isoform X1, with translation MMGKALSRGSSLENGLQVKPILPQSPTEEEKDGRLAVPGGQPRVYKRRWIMVFLFCFYSLSNAYQWIHLNIIANVIIKYYNQSLPEDTFKRETTVDWLSMIYMLAYIPLIFPSTFLLNKKGLRVVAICGSFLNALGSCLKLACVSPDRFPVLMFAQTICAIAQIFILGLPARIAAVWFGPNEVSTATSLGVFGNQVGVAVGFLVPPLIVRNSDDLDEIGNDLWAMFIGTAVVTGSLFLLVILVFRERPLTPPSKAQMIAVENEANEHYGKSLLNLFKNRGFMILTITYGINTGCYYGISTLLNPVVLHYFPGEEENAGLIGLTIVLAGVAGSIVAGIWLDKTKTFKATTLGIYFLSLAGMIAFTFTLDLSLMWVVFVCGGSLGFFMTGYLPVGFEFAAEITYPESEGTSSGLLNASAQTFGIILTISMRAMLSNVSVLGANLTVSAVLLLGTILTCFIGADYRRQAAGKEIVEELDNIEYEVPAPVKNPEELSKL
- the LOC117327637 gene encoding feline leukemia virus subgroup C receptor-related protein 2-like isoform X2; translated protein: MMGKALSRGSSLENGLQVKPILPQSPTEEEKDGRLAVPGGQPRVYKRRWIMVFLFCFYSLSNAYQWIHLNIIANVIIKYYNQSLPEDTFKRETTVDWLSMIYMLAYIPLIFPSTFLLNKKGLRVVAICGSFLNALGSCLKLACVSPDRFPVLMFAQTICAIAQIFILGLPARIAAVWFGPNEVSTATSLGVFGNQVGVAVGFLVPPLIVRNSDDLDEIGNDLWAMFIGTAVVTGSLFLLVILVFRERPLTPPSKAQMIAVENEANEHYGKSLLNLFKNRGFMILTITYGINTGCYYGISTLLNPVVLHYFPGEEENAGLIGLTIVLAGVAGSIVAGIWLDKTKTFKATTLGIYFLSLAGMIAFTFTLDLSLMWVVFVCGGSLGFFMTGYLPVGFEFAAEITYPESEGTSSGLLNASAQTFGIILTISMRAMLSNVSVLGANLTVSAVLLLGTILTCFIGADYRRQAAGKEVYSINTPLNTESSQNTNYTKAF